The Candidatus Hydrogenedens sp. genome contains the following window.
ATAACTTGGTCATCACCTGTTCCCTCTTTTCCGCTATGTTTTGAAGGAAATGCTCGCTCTGCTATAATGTAAAATATTCTTCTTATCCTGACTTAATGCTATGTTTTGAAGGAAATGCTCGCTCTGCTATAATCGGGTGCTGGGGAAACTGATTATCAAGCTCGCTATGTTTTGAAGGAAATGCTCGCTCTGCTATAATAATCCTCAAAGTCTCCCTATATGATTTGCCGCTATGTTTTGAAGGAAATGCTCGCTCTGCTATAATTATCCGTTGTTTCATAATCAAAATCTTTTGCTATGTTTTGAAGGAAATGCTCGCTCTGCTATAATACAAAAAAAGGAAGGAGGTATAAAAAGTTTGCTATGTTTTGAAGGAAATGCTCGCTCTGCTATAATGTTGCATATTAAAAGGACGCTGAATGAATAGCTATGTTTTGAAGGAAATGCTCGCTCTGCTATAATTGAAGATATATCAATTATGCGCGGAGAACAGCTATGTTTTGAAGGAAATGCTCGCTCTGCTATAATTACAATACATAATCCCGCTATCGTCGTCGTGCTATGTTTTGAAGGAAATGCTCGCTCTGCTATAATCCACTACCGCTATACTGCGGGTCGTAGTGCGCTATGTTTTGAAGGAAATGCTCGCTCTGCTATAATCTAAAATTTATAAGTCCTTCAAACATAGTAAAAAATGGGAGTTTTTTTAAAAAAATTTTTAAAATAATAGTAATTGAGTAAGGGGTTCTTCTGCTTTTTTTCTTTTCTTCGCCATAAATATTTCCATTTTTTCAAACTGCTTATCTGTAATATAGAGTAATCGAACTTCTCCTCGCGGTGGAATTGCTTGGCGTATTCGTTTTTTAAAAGGTTCACTTACTTCTTCATTAGGAAAGTATCTTCCATAAACAGAGAACTGCAACATCGAAT
Protein-coding sequences here:
- the cas2 gene encoding CRISPR-associated endonuclease Cas2, whose translation is MSKRKDKSKTLQISGYKGMWMIAMFDLPVETTEDRRHATQFRNMLLREGYSMLQFSVYGRYFPNEEVSEPFKKRIRQAIPPRGEVRLLYITDKQFEKMEIFMAKKRKKAEEPLTQLLLF